From a single Couchioplanes caeruleus genomic region:
- a CDS encoding glycerophosphodiester phosphodiesterase encodes MRPPRPLVFAHRGGADALPEHTLAAYLRALADGADGVECDVRLTRDGHLVCVHDRRLNRTSNGTGRVSRKTLAELDELDFGSWHAAAADVAEEELVEHTRLLTLDRLLEALCERNLPVRLLIETKHPSRYGAEVERKLVETLRRHGLLEQSPASPVQVTVMSFAALALRRIRALAPRIPTVYLLEILPPGVSRGRLPFGARIAGPGVGLVRSRRNLIPTLRAAGLQTYVWTVNEERDLDMVLAAGADGIITDRPGFVIERLESARPV; translated from the coding sequence GTGAGACCCCCGCGTCCCCTGGTCTTCGCACACCGCGGCGGCGCGGACGCGCTGCCCGAGCACACGCTGGCCGCGTACCTTCGGGCACTTGCCGACGGCGCCGACGGCGTGGAATGCGACGTCCGGCTGACCCGTGACGGGCATCTGGTCTGCGTCCACGACCGGCGGCTGAACCGGACGAGCAACGGCACCGGCCGGGTGAGCAGGAAGACCCTCGCCGAGCTGGACGAGCTCGACTTCGGCTCCTGGCACGCCGCCGCGGCGGACGTCGCCGAGGAGGAGCTGGTCGAGCACACCCGGCTGCTGACCCTCGACCGGCTGCTCGAGGCGCTGTGTGAGCGCAACCTCCCGGTCCGGCTGCTCATCGAGACGAAACACCCGTCGCGGTACGGCGCCGAGGTGGAGCGCAAGCTGGTGGAGACGCTGCGCCGGCACGGGCTGCTGGAACAGTCGCCGGCTTCGCCCGTACAGGTGACCGTCATGTCCTTCGCCGCGCTGGCCCTGCGCCGGATCCGCGCGCTAGCCCCCCGCATTCCCACCGTCTACCTCCTGGAGATCCTGCCTCCGGGGGTCAGCCGGGGGCGGCTGCCGTTCGGCGCCCGCATCGCCGGGCCGGGCGTCGGGCTGGTCCGGTCGCGCCGCAACCTCATCCCGACCCTGCGCGCGGCGGGGCTGCAGACGTACGTCTGGACGGTGAACGAGGAGCGCGATCTCGACATGGTGCTCGCGGCCGGGGCGGACGGCATCATCACCGACCGCCCGGGGTTCGTGATCGAACGCCTGGAAAGCGCACGACCGGTGTGA
- a CDS encoding LCP family protein: protein MTVQTTRRPSSPERDGSRTPPHSTRPSASAAPPKRRKRKDPMWAKLTVVFGAVLMMGSGAGIAGTKWLVSNATDAVTQDNLLGGNQKGTAEGGGDIKGPIDILLMGVDARKRWAVDDLRSDTIIALHIPASHDQAYLVSIPRDTEMQVPAFPKAKYPGGTAKATEVFFHGAQNGGGWAGGAQLMAQTIKTNTGMTFDGAAIIDFNGFKSVIDALNGVHMCVDQEVKSHHMQIVNGKPMYLAEARKTAGTHEPVVHKKGCRDMEGWEALDYARQRYGLKNGDYDRQRHQQQLIKAIAKKAASSGVLTNPLKVNSLIKAAGKAFVLDTGNVPVIDFIFALKGVAANDMVLLRTNNGTFAGNGNGRETITPKSMEMYKAVRQDKLSQFILANPDVVANEK from the coding sequence ATGACCGTCCAGACCACCCGGCGTCCCTCGTCGCCGGAGCGGGACGGCAGTCGCACTCCCCCACACAGCACCCGGCCGTCCGCATCGGCGGCGCCGCCCAAGCGCAGGAAGCGCAAGGACCCGATGTGGGCCAAGCTCACCGTCGTCTTCGGCGCGGTGCTGATGATGGGCAGCGGCGCGGGCATCGCGGGCACCAAGTGGCTGGTCAGCAACGCCACCGACGCGGTCACCCAGGACAACCTGCTCGGCGGCAACCAGAAGGGCACCGCCGAGGGCGGCGGCGACATCAAGGGGCCGATCGACATCCTGCTGATGGGCGTCGACGCGCGGAAGCGCTGGGCGGTCGACGACCTGCGCTCCGACACGATCATCGCGCTGCACATCCCGGCCAGCCACGACCAGGCGTACCTGGTGTCGATCCCGCGGGACACCGAGATGCAGGTCCCGGCGTTCCCCAAGGCGAAGTACCCGGGCGGCACGGCGAAGGCCACCGAGGTGTTCTTCCACGGCGCGCAGAACGGCGGCGGCTGGGCGGGCGGCGCGCAGCTCATGGCGCAGACGATCAAGACCAACACCGGGATGACCTTCGACGGCGCGGCGATCATCGACTTCAACGGCTTCAAGAGCGTGATCGACGCTCTCAACGGCGTACACATGTGCGTCGACCAGGAGGTCAAGTCGCACCACATGCAGATCGTCAACGGCAAGCCGATGTACCTGGCCGAGGCCCGCAAGACCGCCGGCACCCACGAGCCGGTCGTGCACAAGAAGGGCTGCCGGGACATGGAGGGCTGGGAGGCCCTCGACTACGCCCGCCAGCGGTACGGCCTCAAGAACGGCGACTACGACCGCCAGCGCCACCAGCAGCAGCTGATCAAGGCGATCGCCAAGAAGGCGGCGAGCAGCGGCGTGCTGACCAACCCGCTCAAGGTGAACAGCCTCATCAAGGCGGCGGGCAAGGCGTTCGTGCTGGACACCGGCAACGTCCCGGTCATCGACTTCATCTTCGCGCTCAAGGGCGTGGCAGCCAACGACATGGTGCTGCTGCGTACCAACAACGGCACCTTCGCCGGCAACGGCAACGGCCGCGAGACGATCACGCCGAAGAGCATGGAGATGTACAAGGCGGTCCGGCAGGACAAGCTCTCGCAGTTCATCCTGGCCAACCCGGACGTCGTCGCCAACGAGAAGTAG
- a CDS encoding rhodanese-like domain-containing protein, translating into MFGPQVPSVTPAQVEPSAYLLDVREPDEWQAGHAPHAHHLPMMEVPARIAEIPADTEVVVVCRSGGRSGQVVSYLMGNGWDNVRNLDGGMQAWAAEGREVVSENGQPARVL; encoded by the coding sequence GTGTTCGGACCTCAGGTACCCAGCGTGACCCCGGCGCAGGTCGAGCCGTCGGCCTATCTGCTCGACGTGCGCGAGCCCGACGAGTGGCAGGCGGGTCACGCCCCGCACGCCCACCACCTCCCGATGATGGAGGTGCCGGCCCGGATCGCGGAGATCCCCGCCGACACCGAGGTCGTCGTGGTGTGCCGCTCCGGCGGCCGCTCCGGCCAGGTCGTCTCCTACCTCATGGGCAACGGCTGGGACAACGTGCGCAACCTCGACGGCGGCATGCAGGCCTGGGCCGCCGAGGGCCGCGAGGTCGTCAGCGAGAACGGTCAGCCGGCCCGCGTGCTGTGA